The genomic stretch GACATACGCGGAACCAGGAAGGAGTCCAGGCCGTCATCGAGCACCTGGTGCACCGTCGCTTTGGGAGCGGTGCAGTGGGAGAAAAGCTGCGGCCATCGGATAGACAAAGCACCAGTAGGGAGCCAGCTATCGAGCCAGAAAGCCACACGGTGCCCATTGCTGAGCCGGACCCTGGGGATACTCCGATAGAGGGGGAGCAGACGTAGCAACGAGGACCAGTGGGAGCCACACAACATAGCGGAGCGTCCGATGAAGTCGACAGGCATGCCTGCGAGGCAGTACCAGACCTAGCGCGGCCAGGATTCATCAGTGGcgcagtggaggcggtggagcagCTTCAGGTGGAGGCATGTGTTCTGGTCGGAGAGAGAGCGGATGCCCAGCCCACCCTCATCCTTAGACCGGCAAACCTGCTCCCAGGCAACCAAGCATTTGGTGCCGGTGACACGGTCAGTAGCGGCCTAGAAGAAGGCGCGGCGCAGTCTGTCCAGCTCGGCGATGACGCCGAGGGGAAGCTCCAGAGCTCCCATGGCGAAGGTGGGCAACGCGTCCAGGACATCGTTAACCAACACGAGTCAACTTGAAAGGTATTTATCGGCTTTGGCGATGAGCGGCGTGAAGGCGAAAAGGCGAAGTTTGCCGGCGGAGAGGGGGAGGCCAAGGTAGGTTTGAGGGAACCCTTCCACGCTACAGCCGAGGGCATCCTTGATCGCAGCCAGGGCCTCCGGCGCGACATGCATCGGAACCAAGGTGCTCTTGCCGTAGTTGATGGAGAGGCGGTGGCGCGCTCGAATTGGCGAAGCAGGAACTTGAGGCGGTGTGCCCCACCCACGTCCGCCCATAAGATGATGAGAGTATCATCGGCGTACTGAAGGACGGGGCAGGAGGTGCTGTCGACGAGCGGGTGTTGGAGGACGGTGTCGCGCCGGACAAGGCGTTGCAGGACGTCCACGGTGATGAGGAAGAGGTACGGCGACAGCGGGTCTCCCTGCCATAAATCACGCAGACAACGGATCCACTTCCCCGGCACACCATTGAGCATCACGGCGGAGCGGGAGGAGCAGCGCGTCCATCCAGTCGCACCAGAGCTCCGGGAAACCGCGCGCCAGCGTGATAGCGCGGAGGCTAGACCAGCTCACGGAGTCGAAGACCTTGGCGAAGTCAAGCTTGTGCCGGTATTGGTTGAAGATCAATCAAGGTCATCAGTGAAAGTTGTCACAACTTAATTAGCAAGTACCGAGCAACGTACCAATTAAGCTAATCCTCCAACTCCCCAAGCACCCCTACCCATACTATGTGCaatggtttttatttttttgacaaGACTATGTGCAATGCTTAAGTGATACTGGAAGTGTGAAGATacaacatgatttaatctctctgACGTGGACGTAAGTTTTCGTTTACATGATCTCTAATTTGCCAAAGGGAAAAGGTAaattaaacaaaaaaaaacagaagagATATACTACAAATAAGTAGACCTGCGCGCATGCAGTCGATGGTCTCGCCTCGCGCGCGTTGCACTGGATGAAGAGCGTGCGAAGTCGACGCGCGCGCGGGGCAGCGGATAAGTTAACTTGCGGTAGCTCCGATTTATCCACTGAAGTGGCGCCGGCTCCATCTGTTATCGTTTCGCGCATGCGTGGAAGAAGCTGTTGACACGGCCAGCACATAGTTATCCAAACTAGCCAGCACCGCTCACTGCGTGTACTCCACCGTCCAGCTCCTATAAATACATCACATCTCCAGCCACTTCCATACCCAGTACTCTATCCTCTCTCGACCAGCTGCTTCCTTTCCTCTCTGCATCCATCACCATGCATCGCCTCTGCCTATGGCTGCTCCTTGCGGCCGTCGCTGCCGTCAGCGTCAGCGGCACCAAGGTGGCGTACAACGACCGGGCTCTGGTGATCGACGGCGAGCGCCGCATCATCATCTCCGGCTCCATCCACTACCCTAGGAGCACTCCTGAGGTACGTACACGTGCCCGCTCAGTCAATCTTCAGATTGTTGTTCAATTTCCACTGATTTGAGTTACTGAATCTTGTGGTCGTTGCATTGCAGATGTGGCCGGACCTGATCAGGAAGGCCAAGGAGGGCGGTCTGGACGCGATCGAGACGTACGTGTTCTGGAACGGCCAcgagccgcgccgccggcagtacAACTTCGAGGGCAACTACGACATCGTGCGTTTCTTCAAGGAGGTCCAGGACGCCGGCATGTACGCCATCCTCCGCATCGGCCCCTACATCTGCGGCGAGTGGAACTACGGGTATGTCCAACTTCTTCCATGATTCAGTACATGCAAATCTGCATGTTGGTTACTTACGTACATACACCCTCCACATAtacgtcatcttcttcttcgttgcCTGCAGAGGTCTGCCGGCTTGGCTGCGCGACATCTCCGGCATGCAGTTCAGGATGCACAACCAACCTTTCGAGGTATTCATAAAATGGGTCCATGCATGTTTCTTCCATCTCTGTTTTAGCCAACGCAAATAGATCTCAACTTATTTGAAAAATGCAGCGCGAAATGGAGACCTTCACGACGCTGATCGTGGACAAGCTCAAGGCGGCCAACATGTTCGCCGGCCAGGGCGGCCCCATCATCCTGTCCCAGATCGAGAACGAGTACGGCAACATCATGGGCAAGCTCAACAACAACGAGTCCGCCTCCGAGTACATCCACTGGTGCGCCGCCATGGCCAACAAGCAGAACGTCGGCGTGCCCTGGATCATGTGCCAGCAGGACGACGACGTCCCGCACGGTGTCCTCAACACCTGCAACGGGTTCTACTGCCACGACTGGTTCCCCAAGAGGACCGACATCCCCAAGATGTGGACAGAGAACTGGACTGGATGGTGATtagtttttctttctttcccACATTTTGTTCTTCATTCTCTATCCATTGATAATTAGTAGCAGCATGTGACATTCAGTTTCAAATGACATATCTTCAGGTTCAAAGCCTGGGACAAGCCCGATTTCCACCGGTCCGCCGAGGACGTCGCCTTCTCCGTTGCCATGTTCTTCCAGAAGCGCGGATCGCTGCAGAACTACTACATGGTAAAGACTAAGTCACGATTTATTAATTAACCTGCACGTCTAATTTTGCCGTGATTACCTGAATATACATTTGATATGCTCGTCCATATTATGTTCAGTACCACGGTGGCACCAATTTTGGCCGCACCTCAGGTGGCCCCTACATCACAACCAGCTATGACTATGATGCCCCTCTCGATGAATATGGTACTTGCTTCAGTTTTTTTACTCATCTGCATATTTTTCGATATGTTTTTCTTTACCTGTTACTGATCTCCTACTTGGTCTATTTTTATAGGTAACATTCGGCAGCCCAAGTACGGGCACTTGAAGGATCTGCATAACATTCTCAAGTCCATGGAGAAGATCCTACTCCATGGCGACTACAAGGACACCACCATGGGCAACAACAATGTCACGGTAAATACTTCAAATTGTTCGATATAGACATGCATACAACATACTAGTTTACTAGCCCAGCTGTGATCATATCAAGATCCATTGATTTGATTCATCAATCTACATGTAGATGACCAAGTACACCCTAGACAACACCACCTCAGCTTGCTTCATCAGCAACAAGCACGACAACAAGGATGTCAACGTGACCCTCGAGGACGGAGTAACCCACGTCGTGCCGGCGTGGTCGGTGAGCATCCTCCCCGACTGCAAGACCGTCGCATACAACAGCGCCAAGATCAAGACACAAACGTCGGTGATGGTGAAGAGGCCGGAGGATGGGTTGACCCAGAGCCTGACGTGGTCGTGGATGCCGGAGAACCTCCAGCCTTTCATGACCGACGAGAAGGGCAACTTCaggaagaacgagctgctcgagCAGATCACCACGTCGGGCGATCAGAGCGACTACCTCTGGTACAGGACAAGGTAATCATCAAAGAACAAATTAAATCATATCTACTAGAACAAATTCAATGTAGCTTTGAATAATTTTCGCTATGGTTTATGAATAATTTTCTGATGAGAACAAATTCAATGTAGCTTTGAGCACAAGGGAGAAGGGAGCTACAAGTTGCACGTGAACACGACTGGTCATGAGCTCTACGCCTTCGTCAATGGCAAGCTCGTCGGTAGGCACCACTCTCCCAACGGCGGCTTCGTCTTCCAGATGGAGACACCAGTCCAGGTCCACGACGGCAAGAACTACATCTCCCTCCTCAGCGCCACCATCGGGCTCAAGAACTACGGCGCCCTGTTCGAGATGATGCCCGCCGGCATCGTGGGCGGCCCGGTAAAGCTCGTCGACCCAGCCACCAACACCACAACGTACGACCTCTCCAACAGCTCCTGGGCATACAAATCTGGGCTCGTCGGCGAGCACCGGGAGGCGCACCTTGACAAGGCCGGCCAGCAGTGGCGCAGCCTCAACGGCACCATCCCGGTGAACCGCCCCTTCACCTGGTACAAGGCCACCTTCGAGGCCCCCGCCGGGTCGGAGCCCGTGGTGGCGGACCTGCTCGGGCTGGGCAAGGGCGTGGCGTGGATCAACGGCAACAACCTGGGCCGGTACTGGCCGTCCTACACGGCAGCCGACATGGGCGGCTGCCGGCAGTGCGACTACCGCGGCACGTTCAAGGCGGAGGGCGACGGGCTCAAGTGCCTCACGGGGTGCAACGAGCCGTCGCAGCGGTTCTACCACGTCCCCAGGTCGTTCCTGAAGGCCGGGGTGGAGAACACGGTGGTGCTCttcgaggaggccggcggcgaccCCACGAGGGTCGACTTCCACACCGTCGCCGTCGGCGCCGCGTGCGCGGAGGCCGCCGAGGTCGGCGACCAGGTGGCGCTGGCGTGCAGCCACGGCAGGACCATCTCCAGCGTCGAGGTGGCCAGCCTCGGCGTCGCAAGGGGCAAGTGCGGCGCCTACGAGGGCGGCTGCGAGTccaaggcggcgctggcggcgttcGAGGCCGCCTGCGTCGGCAAGGAGTCGTGCACGGTGCGGCACGCCGACGACTTCCGGGCCGCTGCCGGGTGCGACTCCCGCGTGCTCACCGTGCAGGCCACCTGCTGATGATCGACCTTAGGCTAGCTGCAGAGTGTGTTAGGTAGCAGCGATCAGGAGGAATCATATCGGTGATGAACGTGTTAGCCTTGGAGGATAATTGTTAGCTCATACTACATGCTTAATTACGTGTTTCTCCCGTGGGATGCACGACATGATAATAAGATATACACAAGCAAATTTCTCCAACTTGTTCCTGGTGCCTTGTTTCAGATGTTGCATCCCATCCGCACGGACAGAGATGAATATTATAGATGTTGCCTTGATATTATACGTACATGTTTGCATATTTTTTTTACATATAGTAGTTGGTCGAACTTTACAAGGTTTGAATTTGCGGAAATCCATTTCGGCAGCAAAAagaacaattcaaaattttacaaaaaacagaaaaaacagtTCTATGTGTACATATTCGAGCATTCCATGTCCGCGCACGCAGTCTCACCGAAATGTAATATCTTTTGTGAGTTTATCTTTCAGCCCAACTTATTAGGCTTTGCTCTTTAAGCTAGCTGTCAAATTCTATGAGAATATCATTGTATTTTGTTTTGCCATGAATAGTAAATGTCTTGTTAGCCATAAGCGGGAAACATTGTTTAGATTCCCAGCTGGTTTTGTTTTTGTTCTCTCTCGTCTGCTTTTTATTTATACAACCGATATCTCATTCGCTGAAAGCTGGTAGATTTTCTTGCCTCTGATATATTGATCGGTGTACTCCTTATAAAACAGACCGGAAGGGCCAGAAAACTCTCATTAACTCAAAGAGGATAATGCGACCACTACATTATGCCGGGAGGCTGGTTCATTACAATAACACAACAACTCAACTGATCAAAAATATATAGTGGTTCCATAGGAATGGAAACTAGGTCACAATCATACATATCAGGTGAGCCCTACAGCCTATCCCAAGAGTCTAGGTTGCAAGCTAAACATGATGGCGTGGTCTTACTCTTCTACCGGTGGTTGCTCACCAACCATGTAGATGTCTCGAACAACAGGAACTCCTACACGGGAACCTTGGATGTGCCGGCCCCGTGAGGCATGTCGCTCCTCTTGAATTCTTAGTCGATCTTGTGTGCGGTGAAGGTCTTGGCGAGCCTCAAGCAACTCATCTATGAGTTGATCCAGCACCCGGTCCGCCGCAATTGTGAAGAAGGTCTGATGGGTAAGTGcggcatcgtcttcatcaacggcATCTTCTATTTGACTCTGAGCTTGAGATCCCCCCTTGAAGGGGAAGTAGTGACTAGCGCGCTGCTGCATCTCTGGAAGGGTGTCCCGCAAGAGGCGAATTGCCTCTCGTGCGACGAGTTCAACCGCCATGCTCTTCGAAGGCATCCTAGGTCCAATGAAACGGTATGGGCGTCTATCTATAGTTGGCCGTCCCAGCACCACCACCTTTGCCATGTACTCCGTCGTGGTCTCACTCACGTCAAGCTCTAGCATGGTGTATACAGGCTTCCTGTCAAAACCGCAGAGCTGAAGACAATCCCATAAAACCCTGGGAAAACCCGTTTCGATGAGGTTGTTTGGAACAACGGCCATCTACAAAATTTGAGAATGATaagattagtaaaatatgaagTATAGATATCTTAGTGATTTATAACATATTATTTTCCTTCATACACTGATACACCCATATATATCCTAAAGGAAAAAAACACAGGAAAAGAGCAAGCCAACACCCATTACCTTGCATATAATATATCACTCATCTCACATAACACATTTGTGTATCCAAAATCTGATAAAGGATGCATGTAAACTATATTTTCAAGCGGCCTTAACATGTTACCTGTGTCTGTGTCCCACAACCTAGAGAAAAGCAATCACCCTAGTACCGTGCAACGTAACACCAGTGTACAATACTACAAGAAGAGGATATGACACAGAGAAGTATGACCCATCCTCATTATACCGTCCACCAAAACATTTGATGTATAATTGCAGAACATTTTTTCTAATGTATAATTGCAGAACATGATGTTATAATAAAAATATGGATATCTATGCCCCATTCCCAAGCCTCGCAATCATCAAACAACAACATTTAGGACGAGTAAAAAAAATCGATACATGAATGAGTTGCCGTGGATGCAGGCTGCAACAATGAAGTTGCTGAGGATGTGGGTAGGGTACTGACCAGATCTGTGAAATATGTAGACGATATATACGTACTCACCCCTGGTGTAGAGTTCAACCTGTTGCTGGTCGATATTAGGATATTAGAACGGAGAACAGCATGCAAAATCAAATGTAATTAGCACCACCGTTGAGAACTTGAGATCGATATGGTTTGCAAGGGATGGTAGTACTAACCAGACTGGCGCCGACAAGAACAACAGGCCGGCCGGAACTCCCCGCTTGACCGGCGGCGGAAGGGTGGAATGGAGTGCAATAGGAAGAGGGATGCTTTTGTAGTGGTCTGGAAGCCTGTATGGGGTTTGAACGCGTGATGTTTTACCGCGTTCAAACTGAATGGAACCCCGAGCGTTTTTACACAGTGGACAATTATGGCACACTCACGATTTCTGACTGCTGGGATTTTACTTCGTGTCACACgtagagaaaaaagaaaaggaacacaAGGGGGAAAACCACATGGCCGTTGCACTACACGATGGTTCCCGGAAACACAATGCATACTAGGATCAACCCAAGAACCACATAGCCATCTGCGGAAGGTTGGGCCTTCCCTAATTCTTGTGATAGAGCACCTAACTTGATATATGGGGTAGACGAAACCAGACGACCTGCAataccactacaggaatggagctagacgccgacggccggctgccctcggcgtagccacgactggccctcggcgtaggctacgccgatgaCAGCCCTCGGCGTATCGCCTCGGCATCCAGGTCCCTCGGCACATGGCAccgtgccgtcggcgtaggcccgGCCGTCAGCGTACGCCGCCTATGCCGATGGTGCGCGTTCACCCTCGGTGTCGCTGCCCTCGGCGTCTCGTGGCAGGGCACCGTCGCCGTTAACGGGACGccaccatacgccgacggcctggcccttggcataGGGCAGGCGGCCTCCTCGTCCGTGAGCAATGTGGCGTGTCGTGGCGCTGCCAGCTGCGCGTCTATGCCAAGGGCAACCCCCGTCGGCATATGCATGGGCTATGCAGGCTACGTGGCGCGCGGCCAGGAGaaaggtctatgccgagggtaatgccctcggcatagacctgaccatatggtcgcagcaggggtctatgccgacggcattgccctcggtGTAGACATGGCCATTTTTTTTTGTTCCAGCAGTTCACTTATCTCAGTTTAGCAGTTCACTTATCACAGTACATCAGTTCATACATCCAAATTCAtcgaaattcatccaaattcgccataattcaccaaaataacataaaatccacatagtagtatacatggtgcacataatagcatacaagaggagagtgccatgtcatcgaaatacatagtagtagcaagCGCATGATAGGAATAGTAGTAGCAAGCAAGCACATAGATAGTGTGAGCCGAGTAcatgaaggacccgggcggggtgtgtccgccctcatcgttggcgaaacgagaagCCCGGGTCCGAGGTTGCGCTCCAGTAGAAGCTGCACAAGAACCAGCTGGAGAAGCACGGGGAGTACGCCcatgagaagtcgacggagaggcaccgggagtacacctaggagaagtcgacggagaggcactgggagtacgcccaggagaagtcgacggagaggcaaagGGTGGTACGGTTTGTCAAAATGTTCGCAAAATAGGAAGTTGGCCCGCAGaagcgggaaaccctagggcgggaatggcctgtgttagggttagggttagcaatggactttttcgtaaatgttttaggacatatgtacatcgatagcagaagTTGGGCCTAGtagctccggttgacccgtctgcgaagagcgtcacccgtgggacctacatatgccatctaccaattcttaaaaaatagaaccattttttacataattcatacaagtaaataaataatacaaaCATAACATAAAGCAATCCgagagaaaaaaaacaaaaacaaaaacctatatgccgagggtggccgtcggcataggggggccatgccctatgccgagggtagccctcggcgtctgtctgacgccgtgagcgggcgGTGACGGTGCGGGTGCGACGGGAGGCGATGTcgacgctacgccgagggctcggtagacgccgagggctgccctcggcgtagccacctctacgccgacggcatcAGTACGCCGACAGTCGTCTTCCGGCGGTGCCCtagcgaggccgtacgccgacgtccccgataaaaagccctcggcgtacgtggtggccgtcggcatagccgaCCATTTCTGTAGTGTACAAATGCTCTGCCTCCAGGCCCTATTGAAGTCTTTGTATTTTTCTTATAAAGGGAatctattaatatcaaaagatactaattacactcagcttctgcaacaacgtcccaccctagtggcagtatggatgcacacaaccaaaaaagagtaaaaaaactaagaaataaaagtccggcTACAGCATTCCgtacctagcaacaacaatataactaccaccatgacaacacctgaaatacatgatctccaaaagcgacgctttcaagaagggaacagtgcaccagcgccgtcgtcgcccgaccaaaggtcttaggttttcaccctgaagatagtccccactctcaaaacaatgcctccaacaaggtcattgccaggcacaaccagttaaggccagaccttgggttttcaacctgagaggtaagactctgaacttcacctgtgcggAGCCCAGAACGCCAAGCAAATCTCTTAGCATCACGGAGAcccgaacctcctttagccagtccaccgatccagccttcatgatatttcttcttctgacttcaccatggaccaaaaagtcaccgacttcaccatggaccaaaaagtcacctgatttCAACActgaatagagcttcgcgccactccctccggaaccaaacggtcggaataaaaacatgggtgcgcgtgaccgaataccacccaaCGTAGCAAACTACGGGCAAAAGATGCACAGTTCCATTCACTGGCATAGCTTGCGGGAACTCATCTCTTcggccagatcaaagcaaactgacctaCGGAAGATCTTCACTAATGGAAAAATGGCCAacaataccggttccagagggccttTTGTACCAGTTATGTAGCCAGTACAAAAGATTCGGGACAAAAGCCCCCCCCCTTTGGTACCggctccttacgaaccggtattaaaggggcctccacgtgggcacccAGGAGACCGCagggctggagacctttggtaccagTTTGTAACACGAATCGGTACCAAAGGTTGGCTACCGTGGCAGAGAAAGTGcataaatctctgccgcggcagagaattcatcgtttagggttttaggaggggtTTAGGAGTATCATACCGTTTCATCGTACGAGGATCGCGTCGATACGCCAGAAACACGTTTGGGTTTAggcagtacatgaagatcaacgtGATGCATATCAACTtgttgcatataatataacacatgtaattgcataagatcgcaaattaagtagtacatgcatgaagatcgatcttcatgcatagtggtactctgtgATGCATACtaactattacatgtagcatagtggtactctccgagtcaaactatatgtTACATGTAGATctgcatgcatagtggtactctccgaatggtgctatgacgtcccgaagaaaaaatcccgccaattcctcgccaatTGCTTTGAAGCGGTCCTCAATTGAGATCCTgtcccgctttcttgccaactataaaagaatgagatacaaatgaatacatgagctatgtgtgtgtatatatatatatcaaatcacaatcaaacaattatgactgaaactcagcacaacttatggtaacaaaataaatttgtgaatattgttttcgtacctcttttatttctttgattattcgttctctcgctgacaattctgtggatgtactcgcaaacgtagtatccacatagattagtccccTCTGGTTGTTTCGTGTatttctgtacaagaatataattcaatcaaaaaataatcaagtatgataaaggtgtgtggacctagatagtactacttactttgttcgcacaCCATATCAGCTTTGGTTTCCATTCATGGgactgatcttccttgatgaacgTTTTCCATACGTTGCCCGACAAAATAAAATGCATAAAGGAGTTATCAATTACTGaaaaaaaccgataagaattaaaattacttttTAAGCATAACAAAAGCCGACTTGTATAGTACAAgctctttggttagtgagtcaaagacttcaacatcTCCATCGTATattttaatgacgataagaataaagtggAACCTGCGCCATATTAAATATGCACTGTCATAGTGTTATCGCCGAATTTTAGCCACATTGGGagttgggccgtgattgagatgggcttagaagatatgcacataaagtatttatgaatcggcctcctgcgagaatttgggctagattgcccgtgtatctatatATTATGATAGATTACGTTtcagttagaattaagagatagagtttagttcgtatacagctaggtttattccaaagatagaaagtccacggactataaatatgtacctagggttactgaggaaagaggacgatcacgttcgcaACAAACACaattaggcgcatcgccaccccttgtttcgagggtttcttccgggtaagcgccatgctgcccagatcgcatcttgcgatctgagcagtatcagtttattcgttgttttgtgttgctcgtactgaagccttgttgatggcgagtaacaccgtTATCATGGATGTGttggggctaacatcgatactttttgatatatttgcttagttatgctacCTCTAcacatctagctgcctttgcacctatcttaggtgtaaaggCAACaacttgcttggtctttatttagtagatctgatctgttatggttgttccttgttttccaaggattagtttgatatccgcatggttaggccttgcaaacgggttgaatgatccagtagtgcgtaaggtatggtttgcagaTCCTAGAGGAGTTGTTCCGGAAATCGAccctatgttggtttttaggccttttctaggactagttttctgttatcttccgtatctgccaggctcaactacgtgtaggacgttccaattatgcggtgaaaaccctagactgtcgtaggtcAATTTAACTTGATTTCGATAAAGCAGGACCCCCATGTTTttgtagatccaatacgaaccatgggtcgaccggctccttgagccgattcacagggtaacctgagagccgatcgaggctcggatttaatgtttacgtgtctgccatgcaggaaactaattgaagcaatccatcaccttcctgaccaggtataggtcaggtggcacgccctcgtgacagccaggacgtgtgccggagttttgcgggccgttgcccgagggaccgagGGCCCACCGGCAGttacgggagcctcccggctcttcgtgttgctcgtcgctgctcgtcggtgggttttggcaggcaacacattctggcacgcccggtgggacattgtacagcaactgcgtcaaca from Lolium rigidum isolate FL_2022 chromosome 4, APGP_CSIRO_Lrig_0.1, whole genome shotgun sequence encodes the following:
- the LOC124646936 gene encoding beta-galactosidase 1-like, whose protein sequence is MHRLCLWLLLAAVAAVSVSGTKVAYNDRALVIDGERRIIISGSIHYPRSTPEMWPDLIRKAKEGGLDAIETYVFWNGHEPRRRQYNFEGNYDIVRFFKEVQDAGMYAILRIGPYICGEWNYGGLPAWLRDISGMQFRMHNQPFEREMETFTTLIVDKLKAANMFAGQGGPIILSQIENEYGNIMGKLNNNESASEYIHWCAAMANKQNVGVPWIMCQQDDDVPHGVLNTCNGFYCHDWFPKRTDIPKMWTENWTGWFKAWDKPDFHRSAEDVAFSVAMFFQKRGSLQNYYMYHGGTNFGRTSGGPYITTSYDYDAPLDEYGNIRQPKYGHLKDLHNILKSMEKILLHGDYKDTTMGNNNVTMTKYTLDNTTSACFISNKHDNKDVNVTLEDGVTHVVPAWSVSILPDCKTVAYNSAKIKTQTSVMVKRPEDGLTQSLTWSWMPENLQPFMTDEKGNFRKNELLEQITTSGDQSDYLWYRTSFEHKGEGSYKLHVNTTGHELYAFVNGKLVGRHHSPNGGFVFQMETPVQVHDGKNYISLLSATIGLKNYGALFEMMPAGIVGGPVKLVDPATNTTTYDLSNSSWAYKSGLVGEHREAHLDKAGQQWRSLNGTIPVNRPFTWYKATFEAPAGSEPVVADLLGLGKGVAWINGNNLGRYWPSYTAADMGGCRQCDYRGTFKAEGDGLKCLTGCNEPSQRFYHVPRSFLKAGVENTVVLFEEAGGDPTRVDFHTVAVGAACAEAAEVGDQVALACSHGRTISSVEVASLGVARGKCGAYEGGCESKAALAAFEAACVGKESCTVRHADDFRAAAGCDSRVLTVQATC